From the genome of Sander lucioperca isolate FBNREF2018 chromosome 1, SLUC_FBN_1.2, whole genome shotgun sequence, one region includes:
- the zgc:162144 gene encoding RD3 domain-containing protein: MTMFPWSAVFSLEPKVPGQRTSQELVTNTLMLELGAMVKRTERIRLERATEGQRRRRSSSSTADYSWLATAPMPQPYELTPNDLLELQDLCAKIPPAQCGPLIVRFRRLVSQMEPEVHEVPRLFRSMLRECLDEVNENEDVPMQDAIFDKQQRSKSLSFVTFRTKFCTGQFFKGSSIRGSRGNLEQQVDWFDEEEDGEGEEEAIKARARMGRSRSMPEITPMEQSSQG; encoded by the exons ATGACG ATGTTTCCTTGGTCTGCAGTTTTCTCCCTTGAGCCCAAAGTGCCCGGCCAGCGCAcctctcaggagttggtaacCAATACTCTGATGTTAGAGCTAGGAGCCATGGTGAAGCGCACAGAACGCATCCGTTTGGAGCGGGCAACAGAGGGTCAACGCCGCCGTCGCAGCTCCTCCTCCACTGCTGACTACAGCTGGCTGGCCACCGCCCCAATGCCACAGCCCTACGAGCTGACACCCAACGACCTGCTGGAACTGCAGGATCTCTGTGCCAAGATCCCTCCTGCACAGTGTGGCCCTCTGATCGTCAG GTTCAGGAGGCTGGTGTCACAGATGGAGCCTGAGGTTCATGAGGTTCCCCGGCTGTTTCGCTCAATGCTACGCGAATGCCTGGACGAGGTGAACGAAAATGAAGATGTGCCGATGCAGGACGCCATATTTGATAAGCAGCAGCGCAGCAAGAGCCTCTCTTTTGTTACTTTCCGCACTAAGTTCTGCACGGGTCAGTTCTTCAAGGGCAGCAGCATAAGAGGCTCCAGGGGGAATCTGGAGCAGCAGGTGGATTGGTTCGAcgaggaggaggatggagaaggggaggaggaggccaTCAAGGCCAGGGCGAGGATGGGAAGGAGCAGGAGCATGCCAGAAATCACCCCTATGGAGCAGAGTTCCCAGGGGTGA